GGTAGCGGGCGCGGATCAGCACCTCCACTTCACTTGCCTGCTTCAGCATCGCCATGTCGGGTCTCCGCGTCTTGCTGAGGGGTCCGGGAAGGGCGGCGGGGCAGCGCCAGGCGGCGGCGGACGGCCGTTTCGCGCGGATGGAGCGCCGCGGCAAGGTCGAGCAGATCGCCGCTCAGACCGTCCAGATAGACGCGTCCGTCGGGCCGTATCCGCACCTGGATCGGGTTTTCGGGGCCAGTTGCCATGCTTCACTCCACCAGTTCAATGCCGGCCGCGCACGCGGCGTCCCGGGCGCGATCCAGCTCCTCATCCGTTATATACGCCGCCGGCGCCCCGTCATTTGCCTGGGGCGGCATGTATTCGCCCTTGAGCGCCAGCCGCGGCGAGTCCAGGGACGAAGACAGCCATGCCAGGATGGGGCGGAAGCAGCATTCGAAGTGCCCCGGCAGCAGCAGATGCCGCACGATGAGTTCGCTCGCCGTCCCTGCCTGCAGGAGGTTCCTGGTGACCGTCTCGAAGTAATCCGGCGCGTCCGCTATGCGCCGGGCGCATCCGTCGTTTCCGAACTTCAGGTCCGCCACGTAGACGTCGACGACGCCCGACAGGGTCTCCAGGGCGCCGGACGACATGTACATGTTGGTATCCCAGGCGACCGGGGGGACCGAAGGCAGCCGCGCCAGCAGGTCGAGGGCAGCCGGCAGGTTCACCGTGGGCTCCCCGCCGACGAAGAGGAGCGTGCGCGCGCCTTCTTCTTTCCGCGCCGCCACCCGGGAGGCCATGGCCGCGGCGTCCATGGGCGCCGCGGCGCTTGGGCGGGCGTTCCACTCCGCCGCCGTGCAGAAGCCGCACCGCATGTTGCAGCCCGCCAGGTAGACGGCGTGGGCGGGCGCGATCTCCAGCTCGACGCCGAAATGGAGCATCTCCCGGAAGCAGTGGGCCTCAGGTCCGAGGCCGCAGTAGCCGCGCTCGCCCCGAAGCCGGTCGACGCCGCAGTCCCTCGCGCAGAGGCTGCACGAGCGCAGCAGACGCCGGGCGGCCCGCGCCCGCTCTCCCAGGCTGT
This is a stretch of genomic DNA from Candidatus Brocadiaceae bacterium. It encodes these proteins:
- a CDS encoding radical SAM protein — its product is MQPATADSLGERARAARRLLRSCSLCARDCGVDRLRGERGYCGLGPEAHCFREMLHFGVELEIAPAHAVYLAGCNMRCGFCTAAEWNARPSAAAPMDAAAMASRVAARKEEGARTLLFVGGEPTVNLPAALDLLARLPSVPPVAWDTNMYMSSGALETLSGVVDVYVADLKFGNDGCARRIADAPDYFETVTRNLLQAGTASELIVRHLLLPGHFECCFRPILAWLSSSLDSPRLALKGEYMPPQANDGAPAAYITDEELDRARDAACAAGIELVE